Proteins encoded within one genomic window of Mesobacillus subterraneus:
- a CDS encoding HAD family hydrolase produces the protein MLALNIPGRGPFNLRHLVLDFNGTIAFNGELIPGVAERIILLSKDIEIHVITADTNGSVINQCEAMPVTVHILHSGDHTGEKGEYARGLDGVICMGNGANDEAMFAESEIAIAVAGREGCATSTLLKSDILIENINDALGLLLNPKRLIATLRR, from the coding sequence ATGCTTGCTTTAAATATCCCGGGCAGAGGGCCATTCAATCTCAGACATCTAGTGCTCGATTTTAACGGAACGATTGCTTTTAACGGTGAGTTGATCCCTGGAGTGGCTGAAAGAATCATTCTTTTAAGCAAAGACATAGAGATTCATGTCATTACAGCAGATACGAACGGGAGCGTCATCAACCAGTGCGAGGCAATGCCTGTCACTGTGCACATTCTTCACTCAGGAGACCACACAGGTGAAAAGGGGGAATATGCCCGAGGTCTGGATGGAGTAATCTGTATGGGGAACGGCGCAAACGACGAGGCCATGTTCGCCGAATCCGAGATCGCCATTGCCGTGGCCGGAAGAGAAGGATGTGCCACATCAACACTGCTGAAAAGTGATATCTTGATCGAAAATATCAATGATGCTCTGGGTTTGCTGCTGAATCCTAAGCGATTGATCGCAACGCTTCGCAGGTAG
- a CDS encoding cytochrome-c oxidase, protein MSIRFFRVAAVYFVIAIILGIIMGIAHDFTLTSVHAHLNLLGWVSMALFGTIYYLFPAAGNSKLASTHFWLHNIGVPVMQGGITLSMLIGGVIFTVFAILGSLVVVIGGILFLLNVSKYVKA, encoded by the coding sequence TTGAGCATACGTTTTTTCAGAGTTGCTGCGGTCTATTTTGTCATTGCTATTATTCTAGGAATTATTATGGGGATCGCACATGACTTCACACTGACTTCGGTGCATGCCCATTTAAATCTGCTTGGCTGGGTATCAATGGCCCTGTTCGGTACAATTTACTATCTTTTTCCTGCAGCAGGGAACAGCAAGCTAGCCTCAACCCATTTCTGGCTCCATAATATTGGAGTCCCCGTCATGCAAGGCGGGATTACCTTATCTATGTTGATAGGGGGAGTCATTTTTACCGTCTTTGCCATCCTTGGATCACTAGTCGTCGTTATCGGAGGCATTCTCTTTCTGTTAAATGTTTCCAAATATGTAAAAGCCTAA
- a CDS encoding HAMP domain-containing sensor histidine kinase — translation MDTKSKSKYVFVVWVLLIAFGLSGLISVLTNGSRFMQGDYFESEEYNSQMEQFVAMLNVYEIYNMPKEEMKKKITVTDEEIEEHRMRYGNLGDQISNIGMQYEDQIQAAIDSENKAAEEILKKERDGKIADITENFNSEEYVRAKIVKEKEKKIDEFYQDMEEYQREFSNLQQAYKYYLKDNATGEVITNLTLSKNESASDFLNKKEMYYVKDYAVLQRNYLFTGYSEKFLPFNEVAETILENQKDRNLSGQIGLSKSASENHYVIVNYRDYQTGQKLYFGYLLSSFAALIASYFLAKRKQATNFGSFQQMKPFYARIPLELRIMMLLVTVFFLLLTMTLISEQFVYYHSNVLASLIEMIISLLAAASLLAVGWVQLKFLSEYRKDWTKLWDDVDNSLLVKSYHAIQNAFLIKSIGFQLLVILGIVFGMGMLFVGVLVAGGGDIIVIAFGFGVISLPIFLIIMRKAGYLNKVLKHTEELAAGNLGADIPVKGKSAIAKHAANINALRNTVKVSHKEQAKSERLKTELITNVSHDLRTPLTSIITYTELLKTPDLASEDRDSYIEILDRKSKRLKVLIDDLFEATKMASGNIELHKEKVDLNQLLQQALAEHNEALSQSSLQLRVSQPDHPVHAFVDGQKLWRVFDNLIGNILKYALENTRVYISVKEEQNQVVLTFKNITKYELGEDLNELFERFKRGDQSRHTEGSGLVLAIAKSIVDLHEGSLDIEVDGDLFKVTVILEKLD, via the coding sequence TTGGATACAAAATCGAAAAGTAAGTATGTGTTTGTGGTATGGGTGCTTTTGATTGCATTCGGTCTTAGTGGACTTATTTCGGTCCTGACAAATGGCAGCCGGTTCATGCAAGGTGATTATTTTGAATCAGAGGAATATAACTCGCAAATGGAGCAGTTCGTTGCGATGCTGAATGTATATGAGATCTATAACATGCCAAAAGAAGAAATGAAAAAGAAAATTACTGTAACAGACGAGGAAATTGAAGAACACCGAATGAGGTATGGCAATCTTGGAGATCAAATATCCAATATCGGGATGCAATATGAAGATCAAATACAGGCGGCAATCGATTCAGAAAATAAAGCTGCTGAAGAGATCCTAAAGAAAGAACGAGACGGGAAAATCGCGGATATAACCGAAAACTTCAACAGCGAGGAATATGTACGCGCTAAGATCGTCAAAGAGAAGGAAAAAAAGATTGATGAATTTTATCAAGACATGGAAGAATACCAACGTGAATTCAGCAATCTTCAGCAGGCATACAAGTATTACCTGAAAGACAATGCAACAGGAGAAGTCATTACGAATCTTACCTTATCAAAAAATGAATCAGCATCTGATTTCCTGAATAAAAAAGAGATGTATTATGTGAAAGATTACGCTGTATTGCAAAGAAATTATTTATTCACTGGTTATAGTGAGAAATTCCTGCCTTTTAATGAAGTCGCTGAAACGATTCTGGAAAACCAAAAAGACCGGAATCTGTCCGGCCAAATCGGCTTATCTAAGAGCGCTTCGGAGAACCATTACGTCATCGTGAATTACAGGGACTATCAGACAGGGCAAAAGCTCTATTTCGGTTATCTTCTATCAAGTTTCGCTGCCTTGATTGCCAGCTACTTCCTGGCAAAACGAAAGCAGGCGACAAACTTTGGTTCATTTCAGCAGATGAAACCCTTTTATGCGAGGATTCCGCTTGAATTAAGAATCATGATGCTTTTAGTGACAGTTTTCTTCCTGTTGCTGACCATGACTTTGATCAGTGAACAATTTGTCTATTACCATTCAAATGTATTAGCCTCCCTTATTGAGATGATCATCAGCCTGCTTGCTGCAGCCTCTTTGCTGGCAGTTGGCTGGGTCCAGCTGAAATTCCTTTCGGAGTATCGAAAGGATTGGACAAAGCTGTGGGATGATGTGGATAACAGCCTTTTAGTGAAAAGCTATCATGCGATTCAGAATGCCTTTTTAATCAAAAGCATTGGATTCCAGCTGCTTGTCATCCTCGGAATCGTGTTTGGTATGGGTATGCTGTTTGTTGGCGTCCTGGTAGCAGGTGGGGGAGATATAATTGTCATAGCTTTCGGTTTTGGGGTGATAAGTCTTCCGATTTTCCTCATCATCATGAGGAAAGCTGGTTACTTGAATAAAGTATTAAAACATACAGAAGAACTTGCTGCAGGCAATTTAGGTGCGGACATACCGGTAAAAGGGAAATCTGCGATCGCGAAACATGCGGCAAATATCAATGCGCTCAGGAACACGGTAAAAGTCTCCCATAAGGAACAGGCAAAAAGTGAACGCCTGAAGACTGAGTTGATCACGAATGTCAGCCATGATCTCCGGACGCCGCTGACATCGATCATTACGTATACAGAGTTGTTGAAAACGCCTGACCTGGCATCTGAAGACCGGGATTCCTACATCGAAATCCTCGACAGGAAATCAAAGCGCTTGAAAGTCTTGATCGATGACCTGTTCGAGGCGACGAAAATGGCAAGCGGCAATATCGAGCTGCATAAGGAGAAAGTTGACCTTAACCAACTGCTGCAGCAGGCGCTAGCCGAGCATAATGAGGCGCTGAGCCAGTCTTCCCTTCAGCTGCGCGTGTCACAGCCAGATCACCCGGTTCATGCCTTTGTCGACGGGCAAAAGCTCTGGAGAGTGTTCGATAACCTGATTGGCAATATCCTGAAGTATGCTCTGGAAAATACGAGGGTATATATTTCGGTAAAAGAAGAGCAAAACCAGGTTGTGCTTACTTTTAAAAACATCACGAAATACGAGTTGGGCGAGGATTTGAATGAACTTTTCGAACGCTTTAAACGCGGCGACCAGTCACGCCATACGGAAGGATCCGGTCTTGTCCTCGCAATCGCAAAGTCCATCGTCGACCTTCATGAAGGCTCACTTGATATTGAAGTCGATGGTGACCTGTTCAAGGTGACTGTCATCCTTGAAAAACTAGATTAG
- a CDS encoding DUF4179 domain-containing protein: MKKKMFHESVDQLEVPEDEVLKAIKAGVSKGNKMKAKQKPRFKVIGASVAAAAVLFVASGFMVPTVGNVMADIPFLAKLYEHDKVAENLATQQLITELNEKAVSDGIDVSVIDAYYDGAIIGVTFDVKGEVKGDEDEMYAFYEIFDRDPNIEETMELVKLLPIEGGYKGHIQLSYPRAELPAETTLPFNIIGIGEINDNWKDEQGKWNFDVPIKQLPFETAPLGKVSEHGDYKITFEKLITGNSSIAIEYTLSYPEDGERVMLNLFDDKGKQMIGGTSDAKLERKVEDGTVLEKRRITLPMVPESDFIEVQPSMDSGEELDAVKINL; this comes from the coding sequence ATGAAAAAGAAAATGTTTCATGAATCGGTGGATCAACTCGAGGTTCCTGAAGATGAAGTTTTAAAAGCAATTAAGGCAGGGGTCAGCAAAGGGAACAAAATGAAGGCTAAGCAAAAACCTCGATTCAAGGTGATTGGGGCGTCAGTTGCCGCTGCAGCAGTCCTGTTCGTTGCATCAGGCTTCATGGTGCCGACGGTAGGAAATGTGATGGCGGATATTCCTTTCCTGGCGAAGCTTTATGAACATGACAAGGTTGCCGAAAATCTCGCCACACAACAGCTCATCACTGAGTTGAATGAAAAGGCAGTTTCTGACGGAATTGATGTGAGCGTTATCGATGCTTATTATGACGGAGCGATAATTGGCGTCACCTTCGATGTTAAGGGTGAGGTGAAGGGCGATGAGGACGAGATGTATGCATTCTATGAAATTTTCGACCGAGATCCGAATATCGAAGAAACAATGGAGCTGGTAAAGCTGCTCCCTATTGAGGGCGGCTACAAAGGACATATCCAGTTAAGTTATCCAAGAGCAGAATTGCCGGCAGAAACCACATTGCCATTCAACATTATTGGAATCGGTGAAATCAATGACAACTGGAAGGACGAACAGGGGAAATGGAATTTTGACGTGCCTATTAAACAACTTCCATTCGAAACTGCTCCGCTTGGAAAGGTAAGTGAGCATGGTGATTATAAAATCACGTTCGAAAAGTTGATTACCGGGAATTCGTCGATCGCCATTGAATACACACTGAGTTATCCTGAAGATGGCGAAAGAGTCATGCTCAATCTTTTTGATGATAAGGGTAAGCAAATGATTGGCGGAACTTCTGACGCAAAACTGGAGAGGAAGGTCGAGGATGGAACGGTGTTGGAGAAAAGGCGGATCACACTCCCGATGGTGCCTGAATCAGATTTTATCGAAGTCCAACCATCAATGGATTCGGGAGAAGAGCTTGACGCTGTTAAAATAAATCTATAA
- a CDS encoding response regulator transcription factor yields MEQYNVLVVDDEKEIRDAIEIYLKNEGIRVIKAADGIEAIEKLNEQPVHLILLDVMMPRQDGITTTFRIREDKNIPIIILSAKAEDTDKILGLQVGADDYVTKPFNPLELIARVKSQLRRYVTLGTYEGKAKAIDLNGLTLDQSSKEVTAHGEPVKLTPIEYKILELLMTNAGRVFSINDIYERVWKEPSYNAENTVAVHIRKIREKIEIDPKNPRFLKVVWGIGYKIEK; encoded by the coding sequence TTGGAACAATACAATGTGCTGGTTGTTGATGATGAAAAAGAGATTCGTGATGCGATAGAGATTTATTTGAAGAACGAAGGAATCAGGGTGATCAAGGCAGCAGATGGAATCGAGGCGATCGAAAAACTGAATGAGCAGCCTGTTCACTTAATCCTGCTCGATGTGATGATGCCGCGGCAAGACGGTATTACGACGACCTTCAGGATCCGTGAAGACAAGAATATACCGATTATCATTTTGAGCGCGAAAGCAGAGGATACGGACAAAATTCTCGGGCTTCAGGTCGGTGCCGATGATTATGTGACGAAGCCGTTCAATCCGCTCGAACTGATTGCAAGGGTAAAATCCCAGCTGAGAAGATACGTCACACTCGGTACATATGAAGGGAAAGCGAAAGCGATCGACCTGAATGGACTGACATTGGATCAGTCCTCGAAGGAAGTCACTGCCCACGGAGAGCCTGTCAAACTGACACCTATCGAGTACAAAATCCTCGAGCTGCTGATGACGAACGCCGGCAGAGTCTTCTCCATCAACGACATATATGAGCGAGTATGGAAGGAACCGAGCTACAATGCTGAAAACACGGTGGCGGTCCATATCCGGAAAATACGCGAAAAAATAGAGATCGATCCGAAGAATCCAAGATTTTTGAAGGTGGTGTGGGGGATTGGATACAAAATCGAAAAGTAA
- a CDS encoding MFS transporter encodes MKKSQEISEKKLLGIAGLGWMFDAMDVGILSFIIAALQVDWNLTGKEMGWIGSVNSIGMAVGALVFGLLADRIDRKNVFIITLLLFSVGSGISAMATTLSFFLLLRFFIGMGLGGELPVASTLVAESVPAEKRGRVVVLLESFWAAGWLVAALISYFVIPKFGWQMALILSALPAFYALYLRINLPDSPRYLTVEKKERLTIKESIAEVWSKEHFKKTAMLWILWFSVVFSYYGMFLWLPSVMVMKGFTLIKSFQYVLIMTLSQLPGYFTAAWLIEKAGRKFVLVVYLIGTALSAYFFGTADSLPLLITAGILLSFFNLGAWGALYAYTPEQYPTTIRGSGAGMAASFGRIGGIIGPLMVPYLSAQNLSITTIFTIFCIAILIGAAAVFFWGTETKQKELA; translated from the coding sequence ATGAAAAAGTCACAGGAGATTTCAGAAAAAAAGCTGCTCGGGATTGCGGGGCTAGGCTGGATGTTCGATGCGATGGATGTGGGGATCTTGTCCTTTATCATCGCCGCATTGCAGGTTGACTGGAATTTGACAGGTAAGGAAATGGGCTGGATCGGCAGTGTGAACTCAATTGGGATGGCTGTCGGTGCATTAGTATTTGGCTTGCTTGCTGACCGGATTGACCGAAAAAATGTCTTTATTATTACTTTATTGCTTTTCTCAGTAGGTAGCGGGATTTCCGCTATGGCAACAACTCTGTCGTTCTTTTTACTGCTAAGATTCTTTATTGGAATGGGACTTGGCGGTGAGTTGCCGGTAGCGTCCACTCTTGTTGCGGAAAGTGTGCCTGCTGAGAAACGAGGGAGAGTCGTCGTCCTGCTTGAGAGCTTCTGGGCTGCAGGCTGGCTTGTTGCGGCATTGATTTCATACTTCGTCATCCCGAAATTCGGCTGGCAAATGGCTTTGATCCTTAGTGCCCTGCCAGCATTTTATGCCCTGTATCTACGAATAAACCTGCCGGATTCACCACGGTACCTGACTGTTGAAAAGAAGGAAAGGCTTACGATCAAGGAAAGCATTGCCGAGGTCTGGTCAAAGGAACATTTCAAGAAAACGGCGATGCTCTGGATTCTATGGTTCAGCGTGGTATTTTCCTATTACGGAATGTTCCTGTGGCTTCCAAGCGTGATGGTCATGAAGGGCTTCACATTGATTAAGAGCTTCCAATACGTACTGATCATGACTTTGTCCCAGCTTCCGGGGTATTTTACGGCAGCATGGCTGATTGAAAAAGCAGGCAGGAAGTTCGTGCTGGTTGTCTATTTAATAGGGACAGCACTTAGCGCCTATTTCTTTGGGACGGCAGATTCGCTTCCGTTGCTGATCACAGCTGGAATTCTGCTATCATTTTTCAATCTTGGTGCCTGGGGAGCGTTATACGCTTATACACCGGAACAATATCCAACGACAATCCGCGGATCCGGTGCAGGTATGGCTGCCTCTTTTGGCCGAATCGGCGGGATAATCGGACCACTGATGGTCCCGTATTTATCGGCGCAAAATCTATCGATCACCACCATTTTTACGATTTTTTGCATAGCAATCCTGATCGGTGCTGCTGCCGTCTTTTTCTGGGGCACGGAAACGAAGCAGAAGGAGCTGGCATAA
- a CDS encoding glycoside hydrolase family 65 protein, whose translation MKRLFGIDSWKIVETDLHKEDFRLAESITSLGNDHMGMRGNFEETYTGDFHRGSYIAGVWFPDKTRVGWWKNGYPHYFGKVINSTNFIGIKVFVDGEELDLYKAEVKDYYRELDMQHGVLTRRFTVVQSGKETEVEAIRFLSVADKELAAIKYSVTAKNYNGNVTFVPYLDGDVRNEDSNYDEDFWYEISRDASEHKGSLVMKTKDNPFGTPTFQVATTMQTVVEGNVAKVEVSEKEEYVENVIEVKVEQGQTVNLYKYVAVTTDRDYEACELVSKGREVLDRSVEKGFGQLLEEHKNGWLSRWEIADVEIAGDDSAQQGIRFNLFQLFSTYYGEDSRLNIGPKGFTGEKYGGATYWDTEAYAIPLYLSTAESEVARNLLIYRHNQLDGAYHNAKQQGLNGALYPMVTFTGVECHNEWEITFEEIHRNGAIAYGIYNYVNYTGDKDYLHEYGIDVLAGISRFWADRVHYSKSKNVYMMHGVTGPNEYENNVNNNWYTNRIAVWTLGYTLEVIESLKQNGHEARLAGLEFSEDELAKWQDIIEKMYFPYDEEKGVFIQHDTFLDKDLMTVDELSAEDRPINQNWSWDKILRSCFIKQADVLQGLYFFNHEFTEEEKRRNFEFYEPMTVHESSLSPSIHAVLAAELGMEEKAYEMYNRTARLDLDNYNNDTEDGLHITSMTGAWLGIVQGFAGMRTAEGTLSFAPFIPKAWTQYSFNIIYRDHYIKVEVNQENVVLSQQGPELAMKLYGEEITIPAEGELTVKLK comes from the coding sequence ATGAAAAGATTATTTGGGATTGATAGCTGGAAGATCGTCGAAACGGACTTGCATAAAGAAGATTTCCGCCTTGCAGAAAGCATCACAAGCCTCGGAAATGACCATATGGGCATGCGCGGAAATTTTGAAGAGACATATACTGGAGATTTCCATCGCGGTTCATATATTGCAGGCGTCTGGTTTCCCGATAAAACACGTGTAGGATGGTGGAAGAATGGCTATCCCCACTATTTTGGCAAGGTCATTAACTCAACGAACTTTATCGGCATAAAAGTGTTTGTTGACGGAGAGGAACTCGACCTTTACAAAGCAGAAGTGAAAGATTACTATCGTGAACTTGATATGCAGCATGGTGTCTTGACACGCCGTTTTACAGTCGTTCAGAGCGGCAAGGAAACGGAAGTAGAAGCAATCCGATTCCTCTCAGTTGCTGATAAAGAACTGGCTGCGATCAAGTATTCAGTTACGGCTAAGAATTATAATGGAAACGTTACCTTTGTTCCTTATCTCGATGGAGACGTGCGTAACGAAGATTCTAATTATGATGAAGATTTCTGGTACGAAATTAGCAGGGATGCTTCAGAACATAAGGGCAGTCTTGTAATGAAAACGAAAGACAACCCATTCGGTACTCCCACATTCCAGGTGGCAACCACTATGCAAACGGTTGTCGAAGGAAATGTAGCAAAGGTTGAAGTCAGTGAAAAAGAAGAATACGTAGAAAATGTGATCGAAGTTAAGGTTGAGCAGGGTCAAACTGTAAACCTTTACAAATATGTTGCCGTAACAACGGACCGTGACTATGAAGCTTGTGAGCTTGTTTCTAAAGGCCGTGAAGTTCTAGACCGTTCAGTTGAAAAAGGGTTTGGGCAGCTGTTGGAAGAGCACAAAAATGGCTGGTTGAGCCGCTGGGAAATAGCTGATGTTGAAATCGCAGGCGATGACTCTGCACAGCAGGGAATCCGTTTCAACCTGTTCCAGCTATTCTCTACTTATTATGGTGAAGATTCCCGTTTGAACATTGGACCAAAAGGCTTCACAGGCGAAAAGTATGGCGGTGCGACTTACTGGGATACAGAAGCGTACGCAATCCCGCTGTACCTTTCTACTGCGGAATCCGAGGTTGCCCGCAACCTGCTGATTTACCGCCACAACCAGCTTGATGGCGCCTATCACAATGCGAAGCAGCAGGGACTTAATGGTGCACTTTACCCAATGGTTACTTTTACAGGCGTCGAGTGCCACAATGAGTGGGAAATCACGTTTGAAGAGATTCACCGTAACGGTGCTATTGCCTATGGTATCTATAACTATGTAAATTACACTGGAGACAAAGATTATCTCCATGAATACGGTATCGATGTGCTCGCTGGCATCTCCCGTTTCTGGGCAGATCGCGTCCACTATAGCAAGTCCAAAAACGTATATATGATGCATGGTGTAACTGGACCGAATGAATACGAAAACAATGTCAACAACAACTGGTATACGAACCGTATCGCTGTCTGGACACTGGGCTACACGCTTGAAGTCATTGAATCTCTTAAGCAAAACGGACATGAGGCGCGCCTCGCAGGCCTTGAATTCTCCGAAGATGAGCTTGCGAAATGGCAGGACATCATTGAAAAAATGTACTTCCCATACGATGAAGAAAAAGGTGTATTCATCCAGCACGATACATTCCTAGATAAAGACTTGATGACAGTTGATGAGCTTTCAGCTGAAGACCGCCCGATCAACCAGAACTGGTCATGGGATAAAATTCTGCGCAGCTGCTTCATCAAACAGGCTGATGTTCTTCAAGGATTGTACTTCTTCAATCACGAATTCACAGAAGAAGAGAAGCGCCGCAACTTCGAATTCTACGAGCCAATGACGGTGCATGAGTCATCACTGTCACCAAGTATCCATGCAGTGCTTGCTGCAGAGCTTGGCATGGAAGAGAAGGCATACGAAATGTACAACCGTACGGCGCGCCTTGACCTTGATAACTACAACAATGATACAGAAGACGGTTTGCACATCACGAGCATGACAGGTGCATGGCTGGGTATTGTCCAGGGCTTCGCGGGCATGCGTACGGCTGAAGGCACATTATCATTTGCGCCTTTCATCCCTAAAGCTTGGACACAGTACAGCTTCAACATCATCTACCGCGACCACTACATCAAGGTAGAAGTGAACCAGGAAAACGTCGTCCTATCGCAGCAAGGACCAGAACTTGCAATGAAGCTTTACGGCGAGGAAATCACAATTCCAGCAGAAGGCGAACTAACTGTAAAATTGAAATAA
- a CDS encoding dihydrofolate reductase family protein codes for MEKSKVILYIAASLDGYIARPDGAVDWLDNVEGDGDNSYSEFYSKVGTVVMGRKTYEEILRLTDDFPYGGKPCYVLSRQTQESNTHVTYSDEELESLVSRLKEHSEGYVWLVGGGQLVKQFLEKKLIDEIELYIIPKLIGDGIPLFPEGTPPADFELTDTGRFGQIAALKYRSKNNGAG; via the coding sequence ATGGAAAAGAGCAAAGTAATACTCTATATCGCGGCAAGCCTGGATGGCTATATTGCCAGGCCAGATGGCGCCGTTGACTGGCTCGATAATGTGGAAGGTGATGGCGATAATAGTTACAGTGAATTCTACAGTAAGGTTGGAACCGTTGTTATGGGACGAAAAACGTACGAAGAGATTTTAAGACTGACAGATGATTTTCCCTATGGAGGTAAGCCCTGTTATGTCTTATCGCGACAAACGCAGGAAAGCAACACCCATGTCACGTATTCAGACGAAGAACTGGAATCCCTTGTTTCTCGCCTGAAGGAACACTCTGAGGGTTATGTCTGGCTTGTCGGCGGCGGTCAGCTTGTGAAGCAATTCCTTGAAAAAAAGCTGATCGACGAAATCGAGCTTTATATCATTCCGAAATTGATTGGGGATGGAATTCCGCTGTTTCCAGAGGGTACGCCACCTGCGGATTTCGAATTAACAGACACAGGCCGATTTGGACAGATCGCCGCACTGAAATACAGATCTAAAAATAATGGCGCTGGATGA
- the pgmB gene encoding beta-phosphoglucomutase, producing MTRPLKAFIFDLDGVITDTAEYHFLAWKALAEDLGITFTREDNEELKGVSRMDSLEKILDLGGRSGDFTAEEKEALAGKKNDHYLTLIQNITPADLLPAIKELITDIKAKGLKLGMASASKNAFTVMESLGMKSEFDIIVDAKTVVNGKPHPEVFLRAAEMLGVEPEACIGVEDAAAGVQAIKSAGMFAVAVGPKESFENADIVYASTAELSLEKILEVYNS from the coding sequence ATGACAAGACCACTAAAAGCGTTTATTTTTGACCTTGATGGCGTCATTACTGATACAGCTGAATATCATTTCTTAGCGTGGAAAGCGCTGGCTGAGGATTTGGGCATTACTTTTACCCGTGAGGATAACGAGGAACTAAAAGGCGTATCCCGCATGGATTCCCTGGAGAAAATCCTTGATCTTGGCGGCCGTTCAGGCGATTTTACAGCAGAAGAAAAAGAAGCATTGGCTGGCAAGAAAAATGATCATTACCTCACGCTGATTCAGAACATCACTCCAGCTGACCTTTTACCCGCGATCAAAGAGCTGATTACGGATATTAAAGCAAAGGGCCTCAAGCTGGGCATGGCTTCTGCAAGCAAGAATGCGTTCACTGTGATGGAGTCACTCGGAATGAAATCCGAGTTCGATATCATCGTTGACGCAAAGACCGTCGTGAACGGCAAGCCGCATCCGGAAGTTTTCCTGCGTGCAGCGGAAATGCTTGGTGTTGAGCCTGAAGCATGCATTGGTGTCGAGGATGCAGCCGCAGGCGTACAGGCGATTAAATCCGCAGGAATGTTCGCTGTCGCTGTGGGGCCAAAGGAAAGCTTCGAGAATGCTGATATCGTCTATGCCAGCACGGCTGAGCTTTCATTAGAGAAAATCTTAGAAGTATATAACTCATAA
- a CDS encoding NAD(P)/FAD-dependent oxidoreductase: MYDCLIVGGGIAGLQAAIQLGRYDHNVMVLDAGDGRSAICQSYHNILGYPDGVSGPYLREVGRKQAAQYGVEFVIGKAESAEKTENGFEVKAESGDTYKAKTMLLATGVMDRIPPFPELMPTLGISVYICPDCDGYEVKDKSTIVMGSGNPGANMALTLNYFTDKLTYVNHENKEVDEEIMAAMKERHIKYVEGPIEKVMADGPDFRGVVLENGEELTSERGFMDFGGNEVKSQLAQQLGVDLHKNKHVLVNPRTKMTNVEKVWAAGDLVAHSEQTTIAMGDGMQASIWIHKTLLADKR, encoded by the coding sequence ATGTATGATTGCCTTATAGTTGGAGGCGGGATTGCCGGGCTTCAGGCGGCGATTCAGCTTGGGCGATACGATCATAATGTCATGGTTCTGGATGCAGGTGATGGCCGGTCGGCGATATGCCAGAGCTACCATAATATCCTTGGATATCCGGATGGAGTAAGCGGACCTTACTTAAGAGAAGTCGGCCGTAAGCAGGCGGCGCAATATGGCGTTGAATTCGTGATTGGCAAGGCTGAGAGTGCCGAAAAGACGGAGAATGGATTCGAAGTAAAGGCGGAGAGCGGCGACACATACAAGGCGAAGACTATGCTTCTGGCCACAGGAGTCATGGATCGGATTCCACCTTTTCCGGAGCTGATGCCTACGCTTGGCATCAGCGTGTATATATGTCCGGATTGCGATGGCTATGAAGTGAAAGACAAGAGCACCATCGTAATGGGTTCTGGCAACCCTGGTGCCAACATGGCACTGACCCTGAACTATTTTACAGATAAACTCACGTATGTGAATCATGAAAATAAAGAAGTTGATGAAGAGATAATGGCAGCCATGAAGGAAAGGCACATCAAGTATGTCGAAGGACCGATTGAAAAGGTTATGGCAGACGGTCCTGACTTCAGGGGAGTTGTCCTAGAGAATGGCGAGGAACTGACCTCAGAGCGCGGCTTCATGGACTTCGGAGGGAATGAAGTGAAATCGCAGCTCGCACAGCAGCTTGGCGTCGACCTTCATAAAAACAAGCATGTATTAGTGAACCCGCGGACAAAAATGACCAATGTCGAGAAAGTCTGGGCCGCAGGTGACCTAGTCGCTCATTCCGAACAGACAACGATTGCCATGGGCGACGGCATGCAGGCCAGCATTTGGATTCATAAGACACTCTTAGCGGATAAGAGGTAA